The DNA segment ACGTTGAATAACTTGCTTTTGTGCACGACGGAAAGATACACGGTTTTCTAATTGACGAGCAATATTTTCAGCTACTAGTTTCGCATCAAGATCAGCTCTCTTAATTTCAAGAATGTTGATATGAACACGTTTGCCAGTTAGTTGATTTAAAGCTTTACGAAGTGCTTCAACTTCAGTACCGCCTTTACCGATAACCATACCAGGTTTAGCTGTATGGATTGTAACATTCACACGGTTAGCAGCACGTTCGATTTCTACTTTAGAAACAGAAGCATCTTTTAAACGCTTCGTGATGTACTCACGAATTTTAAGGTCTTCGTGTAAAAGAGTAGCGAAGTCTTTACCTGCGTACCATTTAGATTCCCAATCACGGATGATTCCGATACGCAAACCGACTGGATTTACTTTTTGACCCACAGCTTATCCCTCCTTCTTTTCTGATAAAACGATTGTAATGTGGCTTGTGCGTTTGTTAATTTGGCTTGCACGGCCCATAGCGCGAGGACGGAAACGTTTTAGTGTCGGTCCTTCATCAACGAATGCTTGAGTAACAACTAGGTTATTAACGTCCATTTCGTAGTTGTGCTCAGCATTTGCCATAGCTGATTTTAATACTTTTTCTACGATTGGAGAAGCAGCCTTAGGAGTGAGATTTAAAATCGCCACCGCTTCACCAACTTGCTTTCCTCGGATTAAATCAACGACTAAACGTGCTTTACGAGGAGCAATACGAACTGTTCTTGCAACAGCTTTAGCTTGCATTTGGATGCCCTCCTCTCTTAACGTCTTGTTTTCTTATCATCGTTACCATGGCCTTTGTAAGCACGTGTTGGAGCAAATTCTCCAAGCTTGTGTCCTACCATGTCTTCAGTAACATAAACAGGCACATGTTTGCGACCATCATAAACTGCGATTGTGTGGCCGATAAATTGTGGGAAGATCGTAGAACGGCGAGACCAAGTTTTAATAACTTGTTTACTCTCAGTTTCATTTAACTTTTCGACCTTAACCATTAAATGATCATCAACAAATGGTCCTTTTTTCAAGCTGCGACCCATGAAGGAACCTCCCTTCGTGACTGTTCTACGGTTCTATCTTTGAACCGTAGGAAAGTCCCGTTATTTTTTACGACGACGTACAATAAACTTATCTGATTTGTTTTTCTTCTTACGGGTTTTGTAACCAAGAGTTGGTTTACCCCAAGGAGTCATTGGTGACTTACGTCCGATTGGTGAACGTCCTTCACCACCACCGTGTGGGTGATCGTTAGGGTTCATTACTGATCCACGTACAGTTGGGCGCTTGCCTAACCAACGAGAACGACCAGCTTTACCAATGTTAATAAGTTCGTGTTGTTCGTTACCTACTTGACCGATAGAAGCACGGCACTCAGCAAGGATCATACG comes from the Neobacillus sp. PS2-9 genome and includes:
- the rpsC gene encoding 30S ribosomal protein S3 yields the protein MGQKVNPVGLRIGIIRDWESKWYAGKDFATLLHEDLKIREYITKRLKDASVSKVEIERAANRVNVTIHTAKPGMVIGKGGTEVEALRKALNQLTGKRVHINILEIKRADLDAKLVAENIARQLENRVSFRRAQKQVIQRAMRAGAKGIKTMVSGRLGGADIARSEHYSEGTVPLHTLRADIDYATAEADTTYGKLGVKVWIYKGEVLPTKKKNAEGGK
- the rplV gene encoding 50S ribosomal protein L22, whose amino-acid sequence is MQAKAVARTVRIAPRKARLVVDLIRGKQVGEAVAILNLTPKAASPIVEKVLKSAMANAEHNYEMDVNNLVVTQAFVDEGPTLKRFRPRAMGRASQINKRTSHITIVLSEKKEG
- the rpsS gene encoding 30S ribosomal protein S19 yields the protein MGRSLKKGPFVDDHLMVKVEKLNETESKQVIKTWSRRSTIFPQFIGHTIAVYDGRKHVPVYVTEDMVGHKLGEFAPTRAYKGHGNDDKKTRR